One window of the Lacerta agilis isolate rLacAgi1 chromosome 17, rLacAgi1.pri, whole genome shotgun sequence genome contains the following:
- the MSTO1 gene encoding protein misato homolog 1, with translation MSGAREVVTLQLGHYAGSVGAHWWGLQEASFCLDSATAQSDEGICHDVLFRGGRTLQGRETYTPRLILMDLKGSLSSLKQEGCLYADAKTNTPLTWKGNLTTHREDPSPANPFLPDLNRLEDNRPPHGSFAPRTLPGDRPPLRERQDETCSESRTGFWSDFLCTHLHPRSIVTIHQYNHDGDCSRLETFGQGEKLLQEGTYLEELEDRLHFYVEECDYLQGFQVLCDLHNGFSGVGSKVTELLQDEYAGKGVLTWGLTPVLNAAIPQRNFYRLMNTVLGFVRLSSHSSLFCPLSLYGSLGLRPAPPVTLPYVHYQATLDYHTSAILATALDTVTAPYRLQTSAISMSHLAEALNFSGRKVAAAVAAVPFPVAQEQSLPDALCNQQSAMPWSPLSSCGEQRESHCFAQSVVLRGINKEHQVSNSPAGSEPKSVLHMCETGQEVLARYLYTISPRTLSTSHLLRGPCKLLAPYPQYFSPLLNKDGFLLEKPSSASAAVESIPVFGALQSLAILRKTLGSFYEELRQVDVRRWESFFSVGVEMDDFEEAVEELRTLSHCYKESGGSAADSEDEAD, from the exons ATGTCAGGGGCCCGCGAGGTGGTGACGCTCCAGTTGGGCCACTACGCGGGGAGCGTCGGTGCCCACTGGTGGGGGCTTCAG GAAGCTTCGTTCTGCTTGGATTCTGCAACTGCACAATCAGATGAAGGGATCTGCCATGACGTCCTCTTCCGAGGAGGAAGAACTCTCCAGGGGCGAGAGACATACACACCCCGCCTCATCCTTATGGACCTCAAAG GGAGCCTGAGTTCTTTGAAGCAGGAGGGATGCCTGTATGCAGATGCAAAGACAAATACCCCTTTGACATg GAAGGGAAATCTGACGACGCACCGAGAAGACCCATCCCCTGCCAACCCTTTCCTGCCAGACCTCAACAGGTTAGAG gatAACAGACCACCCCATGGCAGTTTTGCTCCAAGGACCCTTCCTGGTG ACAGACCTCCGCTCCGTGAGAGGCAGGATGAGACTTGCTCAGAGAGCAGGACAGGCTTCTGGTCGGATTTCCTCTGCACACACCTACACCCTCGTAGCATAGTAACCATCCACCAGTACAATCACGATGG GGATTGCAGCCGGCTGGAGACTTTTGGACAAGGGGAAAAGCTGCTACAAGAGGGCACATACCTTGAGGAGCTCGAAGACAGGCTCCACTTCTATGTGGAAGAGTGTGACTACCTGCAG GGATTCCAGGTTCTCTGTGACCTGCACAACGGATTTTCGGGGGTTGGGTCAAAGGTCACGGAGCTGCTTCAGGATGAGTACGCAGGGAAGGGAGTCCTGACATGGGGGCTGACGCCGGTGCTTAATGCAGCC ATTCCACAAAGGAATTTTTACAGGCTCATGAACACAGTCTTGGGGTTCGTCCGTCTTTCCAGCCACAGTTCGCTCTTCTGCCCCTTGTCACTATACGGAAGCCTGGGACTCAGACCAGCGCCCCCCGTCACACTCCCATATGTTCACTATCAG GCAACACTGGACTATCATACAAGTGCCATCCTCGCCACAGCCCTGGACACGGTCACTGCTCCCTACCGGCTCCAGACGTCAGCCATCTCCATGTCACATCTTGCCGAGGCCCTGAATTTCTCTGGGCGGAAG GTAGCAGCTGCAGTAGCAGCTGTACCATTTCCTGTGGCACAGGAGCAGTCCCTTCCCGATGCTCTGTGCAACCAGCAGTCTGCCATGCCCTGGAGCCCACTGTCTTCATGTGGCGAGCAAAGAGAGAGCCACTGTTTTGCTCAGTCTGTTGTGCTGAGAGGAATCAACAAGGAGCACCAAGTGAG CAATTCCCCTGCAGGCTCTGAGCCGAAGTCTGTCCTCCACATGTGCGAGACGGGACAGGAGGTGCTGGCCCGCTACTTGTACACCATCTCCCCCAGAACCTTGAG CACATCACACTTACTTCGAGGCCCTTGCAAGCTGCTGGCTCCCTACCCCCAGtacttctctcctctcctcaacAAGGATGGATTCCTCTTGGAGAAGCCTTCAAGCGCTTCAGCAG CTGTTGAAAGTATCCCTGTCTTTGGAGCCCTCCAGTCCTTGGCTATCCTGCGTAAAACCCTTGGCAGTTTCTACGAAGAGTTGCGCCAAGTTGACGTCCGGCGATGGGAAAGCTTTTTCTCAGTAGGAGTTGAAATGGATGACTTTGAGGAAGCTGTGGAGGAGCTGAGGACACTGTCCCACTGTTACAAAGAGAGCGGGGGCTCAGCAGCAGATTCGGAGGATGAGGCGGACTGA